ttaggttaaaactcgtcaggggaaatcttgtaaattggtgaagacttgggcttcaagtcggctgtggccaaacgggctttctgcgcgcttcgcggTCGATTGATGTCAAGatatgtacatcgatcgattattcctctcaaatatcgaccgatggtcgagctcgatggtcatctcgggcgcttactccaaatatctccaaaatgctcaaaaatcatcacttatctccaactcactcctgatcttataaatataataaatagactctataatataataattattagtaaaaacacctataaaccatggatgaaaatggatcaaatccatggtctatcaggTTCGGTAACGGATCgaatttggtttggttcttcAGATTCAGGTTTTTACCCAGCCCTATGTCAAATCAAATAATAGTGAGTGAGAGAGAGGAGAAAAGCTTGAAACATTTTGAGGTGTCACAAGACTCCAAAACCATAGCTTTTGTGGGtaactgatatcttgcatatttacatgtttttaataaTCCATTCTTGTATATTTTGATCATGTAGAATAGATTTAGGCATTTTTAGgatgcattttgcattcataagtctttatcaggtgttggTGTGTcctatggagttcttggaggtgTTTTGAGACATTTTTGGTGCAAAAGGGTGAAAGATGAACATGGATGAAAGTCTTAAAGATATCTTCTGTTGCTAATATTTTGGAAGGACATAttaaattgagttagctttctaatggaagtggtttcaagtcatttgaagctgtattggaggagttatgatcgatttactagaggcatatcaACCCTGGTCGAACCCGGGTAGACCACCGCGGGTTCCCCGGTAACGACGcaaatttgatgttaggagttttcaaggctcctaatcaaatgttgtagtataaaagattgtcgaaccattcctaggtgattctaaagcaaagggaatgcaagttcatgcttaagctaagtacaatccggttttaaagattgtatgaactaagaactaataagataatgcaataaagtaatgaactttctttctcaatatgaagcaagaggactcatggggctaggcatttgatcttgggtgatgtagatccaatctaagggtggcaagctatcaatcaaacactttccttatgcctagacactaagctaaacaagctctatctctagatgaatgttcttttggtaaagcaactcaagcatctaatctcttaggttgaatgttactaaagcaaacatggagaacaagtctaatagcaatcttaactcctttagcaactaatctcttaggtaaagcaagctaaaagcattgaagagttggttccggcatttcatcatacaccttgtgggcaggaaatgcctagagatttattttagtatgatcaagactaaaatagcattgagaaccctcaacaagcatgaaaacaagtaaatctaacactaaacaccatagatcttctttaatcacccttaatcaccatagcccatgaatccaagattagtctactcactaatagacatgaataaccccaaaaccatggatgattcaaggttaaaaatgattagagagcaagataatcacacaaacacaaagaatATAGACGGAAAATGATTCAAGatccaaattttctttaaagAGGTTTATGTGTTCTTAGAGAGAAAAGAAGAttgttcattgggtgagtgatgtgagtgtttttgattttggtttatgggATGAATGAAAAGGGTGTAGAATTTGTAATCACTTAAGAATGGGGTAGAATGATGAGGATGGATCcatgtatgcatgaattgctcctagtcttagataaattttgcataatgatcaagctccttgaTTCCTGAGTTTTTGCCACCTTAAAATGATTGCATTGAACCCTCCTCTTCATCCATATTAGACCATTTGATCacctagccaaatgattgagatcatgtgcctaTCTGTGAGAATTcatcttgtgtgtgtgtgtgtgaatgaatgTGAGGGTTGGTGGAGAGAGCATGTTGGTTGAAAAGCATTGCATCTTGTGTAGAGACATAAGAGTATttataggcctagagaagctatagtataataagagagtgtgttCATGCTATTTGGTATGTTTCTTTAGGATGTCAAGTTGAGTGCATtgagtgtttcttttggctatgagctcccaccttcaaacctcttcTCCTATGAGTTCTtgaaagttcacttgaggacaagtaaagaacaagtttgggggagttgatatcttgcatatttacatgtttttaataaTCCATTCTTGTATATTTTGATCATGTAGAATAGATTTAGGCATCTTTAGGATCCAATTTTGCATTcataagtctttatcaggtgttggTGTGTcctatggagttcttggaggtgTTTTCAGACATTTCCGGTGCAAAAGGGTGAAACATGAACATGGATGAAATTCTTAAAGATATCTTCTGTTGCTAATATTTTTGGAGGACATAGTAAATTaagttagctttctaatggaagtggtttcaagtcatttgaagctgtattggaggagttatgatcgatttactagaggcatatcaACCCTGGTCGAACCCGGGTAGACCACCGCGGGTTCCCTTAGCCGCGCGAGCGAAGAAGGCTGGACGACAGAAGCTGACGCGGGTAGACCAGCGCAGGTTGGACGACCCGCACGGACGACCCAGGACGACCCAGCGCGGGTAGAACAGCGCGGGTTGGGCGACCCGACCTCTACCCGGGTCACATTTTCAGCTGGTCgaattttagtgttttttaagggctttttagaatttttaatggaaaccattaggtttaccaaagacatataaatacttTGTAGATCCCAAAGTtgagaattatcttttttttcctcTAAGAACACATAAACCTctttaaagaaaatttggatCTTGAATCATTTTCCATCTATattctttgtgtttgtgtgattatgttgctctctaatcatgtttaaccttgaatcatccatggttttgaggttattcatgtctattagtgagtagactaatcttggattcataGGGtagggtgattaagggtgattagagaagatctagggtgtttagtgttagatttacttgtttccatgcttgttgagggttctcaatgctattttagtcttgatcatactaaaatagatctctagACATTTCCTGCACACAAAGTGTATGATGAAATGCCAGAACCAACActtcaatgcttttagcttgctttacctaagagattagttgctaaaggagttaagattgctattagacttgttctccatgtttgctttagtaacattcaacctaagagattagatgcttgagttgctttaccaaaagaacattcatctaaagatagagcttgtttagcttagtgtctaggcataaggaaagtgtttgattgatagtttgccacccttagattggatctacatcacccaagatcaaatgcctagccccatgagtcctcttgattcatattgagaaagaaagttcattactttattgcattagcttattagttcttagttcatacaatctttaaaaccggattgcacttagcttaagcatgaacttgcattccctttgctttagaatcacctaggattggttcgacaatcttttatactacaacatttgattaggagccttgaaaactcctaacatcaaattggcgccgttgccaagtTCTAGGTTGATTgtgacattgagatttagtcacttgcttgagactaagtcattttcttttattttgttactgcttctccttcttcctctccctttgcatttcaggtgtatgaacttgaggagcagaggttCATCAagcctagttccaagagttgaagacatagttgcacttgagagggagatagcaagaaagagaagagaagaagagcaacaggatCACTTTCAGAGATTGGAGTTTGAAATGGATCACAATCAGAATCAGCCTCATGATGGAGTGGCCCAAGGAGCTGCAAACCTTAGGCCACAGCATCCACAGCGCCAAGCTAGAGCCATTGGAACCTATGATCAACctcacattcatggtcataggttgggaatcagagcaccagctgtggagaacaataactttgagatcaagtcagaGCTGCTTAACACCacagagaacaacaagtatcatggtcttgctgctgaagacccttttgatcacttgtacaagtttgataaatattgtggcttgtccaagaccaatggtgtttctgaagatgcaTTCAAGTTGAAGATGTTCCCCTTTTCTTTGGGAGACAAAGCACATCAATGGGAGAAGCCTCATCCAAGTGACTCTATCACAACTTGGAATGAGTGCAAGAGGGCATTCCTAGAGAAGTCTTCTCTACCTCAAGGACAGCCAAGATCAGGAATGAGATCTCTAGCTTTCAGCAGAAGAACCTAGAGGGATTTAGTAAAGcatgggagaggttcaagggCTATTGGTCTCAATGCCCACATCATGGCTTCACCAAGGAGAGTTTGCTTAGCACCTTCTATAGAGGAGCTCTACCACAGTGCAGAAACAGGCTTGATACTGCCAgcaatggtttttttttgggaagaactgaggaagaggcagaggaacTGGTAGAGAACATGGCCAAGAGTGACTCAGTCTACAGTGAAGAGCATGATAGGGTCAACAGAAGTGATGATCAGCAGACAAAGAAAGAGATCAAGTCCTTACAAGACAAGATGGGTTTGTTTCTTTCCAACCAAGCTAAACAGGAGCAGATGAACTTTGTGGGTGGTCCTACTCAAGAGGTTCCTCCTAAGGTAAATGAGGTTGATGGTTTAGAAGGCCAAGAGGAGATGTGATTCATCAATGCTAATGGCACATGGTACAGGAAAGAGCCCAATTTTCAGTACCAAAACAACAATCAGCAAAGGCCTTACTACAACAATCAGCAAGGAGGTTACCAAGCCAAGCAGAACTATCCTCAAGCCAACCAATCTCCTCAGACTCAAGAAAGCTCTTCTCAAGCTCAAGCTCCAGATTCAAGTGTGGATTCTATGTTCAAGCAACTCTTGGAATTTCAGGCCAGAAATGAGAAGACCATGCTTTATGAGTTCAAGAACATTCATGCAAAGATTGATGGGAACTATTCTAACCTCAACAACAAGTACATGCAACTTGCCTCTCATCTCAAGGCTTTGGAGAGTCAAGTTGCTTCTATGCCTTCATCCTCCAAGCAGCCAATGGGATCTCTACCAGAGAAACTAGAAAAGAACCGCAAGGAGTCTTGCAATGTTGTCTTCTCCACTACTTCTTTAGAGATTGAGCTGAGTGATCATGAGAAAGAGGGGGATGAGATTGAAAGACTGGTATTTGGAACTGATTTTGGGGAAGTTGAGAGATTTTTTGTGGCCACAGCTGAAGCACATATTGTGAAGGATGCTGGCAGGAAGATTGAGGCAACGAATCTGCAAAGAGCTGAGCATAAGGCTGAGAAACAAGTTGAGAAGAGAGCTGATAACAAGCTGAAAAAGGTTAAGCTAGAGGAAGCCACTGAGGTTGAGCTATCACCCTATGATAAGCTCCCTTTCCCCCAAAGAgttctcaccaaagctcagaaGAAGGTGCTCTCCAAGTCCAGGAAAGATCTTAGTGATGTTGGGGTCAGGCTTCCAGAAATCTCGGGTATGCGTGAAGCTCATGTCCAGATGATGCTCATCAAGGACATTCTAGACCACCAAGCTGAAGTGGCCGAGCTTTTGGACATCTCCATTCTGAAGATTGATCCACCAATCCCTCCAAAGTCCCTCCCTAAGCTTGAGTCTCAAGGGATGTTCACCTTGCCTTGCTACCTTGGTAAGCTCActtttgatgatgctcttgttgattctggtgcaagtgcgaatgtgatctcaatggagatgatgaagagtctATGGATTGAGCGCATGGAGCCAAACACATCTTCCCTACAGTTTGGAGATTCCTCTTCTACAACTCctattggtctcatcaaggacttccctttgaagattggaGCATGCACTGTTCCTATAGACCTCACTGTTCTGAAGATTGCAACTGAAAAGAGAGTCCCATTGATCCTTGGCACTTCATTCCTCATAAAAGTGGGAGCTTGCATAGACtttgccaacaagaaggtcacactcctAAATGTGAACAAAGCTGTCTCCTATCCACTACAATCCCCAAAGATGAATGTTGAGTATTGTGGAACAATCACTTGTGGAGCATCCTCCATTGAGAAGACCAAGGCTGAAGGGGTTAGTATTGAGAAAGAAGGTCTTGCTGGAGAGTCCTCTAAAGAGTTGTGTGCTGAGCACTTGGAAAGTGCTAAAAAGAGGAGGTGAGTAGCGCCACAAAGGCTGCtcatgacaagaagaagattgtgAAAGAACCTCATCCTCCACCTCTTGATAAGACTCCTATTGAGTACAAAATCAAGTGCAAGGGAAGGTCTAAGCCATTCTCAAGTGCAAGGATCATCATCACTCCTCAGCTCCAAaatgatccaatcaagcttcaagagcttctctcCCACGTCCTCACCATCGCTCTTGAAGGTGGGAAGGACCTTCCCTCTCACTAGCCAAAGGAaggaaagtcaagctagagacttaaaacaagctcacttgggaggaagtcccatgacTATCCCTGTACATATCAGTAGGATCTTCGTTTTTAAGACCCTTGGGCTGAGGAGGAAAGCGGCTAGACATTGCTCCCTAGACACCACTGCCTTTTCCAACACTCCATCAGAGGTACTCCTTCACCTTAATCTTGTACATACCAGTTTATCTTTGCATATTGCTTTCCTTTGGGTATCTCTCCCTTActcacacagagactgtgtgatttAAGTGtggggggaggtaccaagtatttgatcatgtttgctttgatgattttgagtctcatgtaTTGcattgtacatatatatatgcatagaaaaaccaaaaaaaatttgaaatttttgaatcatgtagttgcatcacttgcattcttaagattgagtctagagcatataggatgcattcacttgcatatgGAGCAGCTGATTGATATTGTCTTGTATAGAACACTTGTTTGCACTGAATTTGACACCCTAGTTAAActtatcaagtagcttaagcatttTTTGAAAGGCTTgcatgcttcgagccttgaaaactcttcttgaaacatgTTGTTTGCTTGATGATTGGCGTTGTTTTTGAAACCAACTCCAAATGAACTAGGGcttaatgaacttaatctctcttgcatatgggcatttgcatacttgatcatgggtctcatacacatttgggttatctttccCCATTGTACCactctttgttaacccaaatggcacttcCTTACCCTTGAACCCTAGCCATTCTTTGAAGCCTACATTGATTTGCATGAGTGAGGCATCTTTTGGTAgtttgtcatgtgcaaaatcttgagagtattgggagcgacatgaatttgttctcatctcttgctagcataGAGTCATCATTTGAGCTAGCTTCTAGGATGGTGAGTGGGGTCTTTGTTCCTTAAATGTTTATATCTTGTGTTTGGGAAGTGACAAAGTTGAGATTGATGAACAAAAGATTGTCATGAGAAAGAAAAGCCCTAGGGACCTAGAATAGAAAGATAATAAAGCTCTTGATTGTATTGTTTGAGACTTTCCCcctctattaaaaaaaaaaaaaaaaaaaaaaaaagaagaaagattcaATAAGATAGTGGGGAAGGGATAATTAAAAGTGTTAGAGCTTAGAAATATGAAAAGTGAATAAGAGGTCCTTAGTGGTTGAGTCTTAAGAAAATAATgttgttcattgggtgagtgatgtgagtgtttttcattttggtttatGGGATGAATGAAAAGGGTGTAGAATTTGTAATCACTTAGGAATGGAGTAGAATGATGAGGATGGATAcatgtatgcatgaattgcttctagtcttagataaattttgcataatgatcaagctccttgaTTCTTGAGTGTTTGCCACCATAAAATCATTGCATTGAACCCTCCTCTTCATCCATATTAGATCATTTGATCacctagccaaatgattgagatcatgtgcccatctATGATAATTCACcttctgtgtgtgtgtgtgtgaatcaataTGAGGGTTGGTGGAGAGAGCATGTCGGTTGAAAAGCATTGCATCTTGTGTAGAGACATAAGAGTATttataggcctagagaagctagagcataataagagagtgtgttcatgctattttctatatttcttTAGGATGTCAAGTTGAGTGCATtgagtgtttcttttggctatgagctcccaccttcaaacctcttcTCCTATGAGTTCTTGAAAGTTCACTTaaggacaagtaaagaacaagtttgggggaggtgatatcttgcatatttacatgtttttaataaTCCATTCTTGTATATTTTGATCATGTAGAATAGATTTAGGCATCTTTAAGATCCATTTTGCATTCAaaagtctttatcaggtgttggagtgtcctatggagttcttggaggtgTTTTGAGACATTTCTGGTGCAAAAGGGTGAAAGATGAACATGGATGAAAGTCTTAAAGATATCTTCTGTTGCTAGTATTTTGGGAGGACATAGTAAATTGAAttagctttctaatggaagtggtttcaagtcatttgaagcTGTATTGGAGGGgttatgatcgatttactagaggcatatcaACCCTGGTCGAACCCGGGTAGACCACTGCGGGTTCCCTTACCCGCGCGGGCGAAGAAGGCTGGACGACGGAAGCTGACGCGGGTAGACCAGCGCGGGTTAGATGACCCGCACGGACGACCCAGCGCGGGTAGACCAGCGCGGGTTGGACGACCCGCGTGGACGACCCAAGACGACCCATGACGACCCAGCGCGGGTAGACCAGCGCGGGTTGGGCGACCCGACCTCTACCCGGGCCACATTTTCAGCTGGTCgaattttagtgtttttaaagggttttttagactttttaatggaaaccattaggtttacCAAAGACATGTAGATCCCAAAGTTGGGAATTATCTTCTTTTCTCTCTAAGAACACATAAACCTctttaaagaaaatttggatcttgaatcatttttcatctatattctttgtgtttgtgtgattatcttgctctctaatcatgtttaaccttaaatcatccatggttttggggttattcatgtctattagtgagtagactaatcttggattcgtaggctagggtgattaagggtgattagagaagatctagggtgtttagtgTTAAATTTACTTGTTTACAtgcttgttgagggttctcaattctattttagtcttgatcatactaaaatagatctctaggcatttcctgctcacaaggtgtatgatgaaatgcctgaaccaactcttcaatgcttttagcttgctttacctaagagattagttgctaaaggatttaagattgctattagacttgttctccatgtttgctttagtaacattcaacctaagagattagatgcttgagttgctttaccaaaagaacattcatctagagatagagcttgtttagcttagtgactaggcataaggaaagtgtttgattgatagctTGCCACCCTTAGAGTGGATCTAcatcacccaagatcaaatgcctagccccatgagtcctcttgcttcatattgagaaagaaagttcattactttattgcattagcttattaGTTCTTAGTTCGTACAATCTTTAAAACCGGATTGTACTTAGCTTAAGCATGAACTTGCATTCcttttgctttagaatcacctaggaatggttcgacaatcttttatactacaacatttgattaggagtcttgaaaactcctaacatcagtaACGAACGTTATATCTTACTTGTGTCCATAAAAATGGAAGATCTGACGGGAACCTGAAGTTGAATGGTTCAGTCAGGTCCTTAGCATTCAGTGATGATGTGAAGCAGCTTTCTTGAGCTCAGGAGGCGATGGACAAGTCTATGTCTGGGATATGAGAACAATGAAGTGCTTATACAAGGCTTAATGAAGGCAACACATTTAACCGGGACTTCAAGCTCTAGTGGTAAAGGGCTTACAGCTGTGAGTACCgccacctgggttcgaatcccggccactagggaattaacatttcggcatcgccAGGGACAGAGGACCGACTCGTGGCAACACGTGACTAGTTTGGATCACTTCTGTGGGGCCAggatacctctgtataattcaaaacaaaaaagaaggcAACACATGTCTCACTTCGCTTTGCAGTTCACTAAATGAAGCATTGTTTGCTTTTTCTGAACATAGAGGATGTGGAAATCATGAACAAAAATGTAAAGTAAATTTAATTAGATTTCCAATTCCAATTCTTTCATCTAGTGCTCGGCGTGGGTCTTTACCTAGTAAGAAGAAGTAAAGTGGAACGTCCCACCACATACACCCAACGTCGTGCGGTATTGTGTGAACCCAGCACAAGCCATAGAGTTAGACGAAGAATGCATGGTTAGTATTGTCCTtgaattaacatttttatttatctgCAATGCATGCAGTGGTAGACCTATGTGAGCAGATGGTATGTCACCCCTtaaatttggatatttatatgttttatatggATTAACTGTGCGATTAACTTAGATCTATGAGATAGAATCAACAAGAAAGAAGAGACTTGATCTGTTTACCCAGGTTCACTGCACCTCCTCAATGTGAGAAGGCCGTTACTCCTGGGGCTGATCTTTGATCAGCAATCCACTACTCAGCTCAATCTTGAGCTCTCGGATTACAACCTCGACTCCACCGATCTCTCTATCTATCTCGAGTCTAAAAGCTCTGCTCTATCACTTAGAACTCTAGCTCGGAATAAGGCTAAGCATAACGGTTTATACGATACCGTTTTACACCGCTTAGCTCACGTGATACAACACATGTATCTAGATAACCTAAATCGGTTACTCTAGTTCTATTAGACCGGTGGTTCGATATAAccacatacattaatacaatggaCACATTCTTCAAATCTCCTCCTTGTCCAAGTATTATCGCATATGATTACTTCTGTGGTTGATCTTTGGAAACAACTCCTTCTGAGAAACCTCAAGGCTTCTCTCATCTTCCCAACTGGTAACACCTTCGTGAAAATATCTGCAGGGTTGTACTGTGTCGCAATCTTCACCACATCAATGATCTTCTCACTGACTAACCCACGAACAAAGTTATACTTCACGTCCACATGTTTTGTCTTCTCATGATGAACCGGGTTCCTGGAAAGCGCAATAGCGCTCTGAGAATCACAGAACACTTCTACCAGATCCTGCTCAAACCCCAACTCGTTGATAAAACCTCTCAGCCACATAGCTTCTCTCGATGCTTCACCCAATGTGATCCACTCAGCTTCTGTAGTTGACAGTGCTATAGACTTCTGAAGATTTGATCTCCAGCTCACAACATTACCACCGACTGTAAATACCATTCCAGTAACTGATCTTCTTTTATCCAAGCCAGCTCCATAGTCTGCATCACAGTACCCTCGAACAATAAACTTTCCTTCATTCGTATACGCCAGCTTCACCTTTGTAGTGCCTCTCAAGTACCTAAGGATCCGTTTAACCGCCTGCCAGTGAATCTTGATAGGACTGCTAATGAATCAGCAAACCATTCCTATAGCATAGGCTAGATCAGGCATGGTTCCTACCATTGAGTACATCAACGACCCAACTGCACTCTGATAAGGAATATCTCTCATGTAGACTTCCTGCTCCCTCACCTCCTTCTCTGTAGCTGAACTCAGACGAAAATGAGCTCCAAGACGAGTGGATACACTCTTTGATTTCTCCATATTGAAGTTACCCAGAACTTTCCAAGCATAATCTTCTTGAGATACTGTCAAGATACCTTTCTTCCGATCTCGAGAAATTTACATTCCTAGTATCTTCTTAGCATCCCCCAAATCCTTCATCTCGAATTATGAGCTAAGGATCCTTTTTAAACCTTCAACCTGAGATTTACTCTTCGATGCCAGCAatatgtcatctacatataggAGCAGATATACAAAATTGTTCTCCTCATACTCCTTTTAGTACACACAAATGTCATATACACTCCTTGAAAACCCTTGGCTCACGATGAACTCGTCAAACCGAGTGTTCCACTGATGAGGTGACTGACGCAAACCGTACAAAGATCTCTTCAAGAGACACACCTTCTCTGGAT
This region of Brassica napus cultivar Da-Ae chromosome C5, Da-Ae, whole genome shotgun sequence genomic DNA includes:
- the LOC125587213 gene encoding uncharacterized protein LOC125587213 translates to MDHNQNQPHDGVAQGAANLRPQHPQRQARAIGTYDQPHIHEGIPREVFSTSRTAKIRNEISSFQQKNLEGFSKAWERFKGYWSQCPHHGFTKESLLSTFYRGALPQCRNRLDTASNGFFLGRTEEEAEELVENMAKSDSVYSEEHDRVNRSDDQQTKKEIKSLQDKMGLFLSNQAKQEQMNFVGGPTQEVPPKYQNNNQQRPYYNNQQGGYQAKQNYPQANQSPQTQESSSQAQAPDSSVDSMFKQLLEFQARNEKTMLYEFKNIHAKIDGNYSNLNNKYMQLASHLKALESQVASMPSSSKQPMGSLPEKLEKNRKESCNVVFSTTSLEIELSDHEKEGDEIERLVFGTDFGEVERFFVATAEAHIVKDAGRKIEATNLQRAEHKAEKQVEKRADNKLKKVKLEEATEVELSPYDKLPFPQRVLTKAQKKVLSKSRKDLSDVGVRLPEISGMREAHVQMMLIKDILDHQAEVAELLDISILKIDPPIPPKSLPKLESQGMFTLPCYLGKLTFDDALSLWIERMEPNTSSLQFGDSSSTTPIGLIKDFPLKIGACTVPIDLTVLKIATEKRVPLILGTSFLIKVGACIDFANKKVTLLNVNKAVSYPLQSPKMNVEYCGTITCGASSIEKTKAEGVSIEKEEEVSSATKAAHDKKKIVKEPHPPPLDKTPIEYKIKCKGRSKPFSSARIIITPQLQNDPIKLQELLSHVLTIALEGGKDLPSH